DNA sequence from the Leptospira limi genome:
CCATTATGGGAGCCGATCTTGCCTTACAATCCCCCCAGGAAATCACTGATTATGCTAAGGATTTATTGAAAAACCACCTACCAAAAGGTGCTAAATCCAGTGCTTCGATCCAATTTTTATCCATGATCTCCAATGAATCTGGTTCTGAAAATTCTCTCAGTTTCGTAAAAGGAATCGAAACAAATTACCCCTTTTACGGGGAAATGAAAACCGAACCAGAAAATGCGTATCACAATCTAAAAGCAAACCAAGTACTCTTAGATCAAACTCTTGTTGAAAACTTAAAACTGAAACTCGGTGATCGAGTTCGATTGGGTGATAGCCTTCTTGTACTTGCTGGCGTTGTAATAAAAGAACCAGGTGCAGTTGGTTCCTTTGTGGGTTCGGCTCCTGGTTCTATCATTCGAAAAGACACTGCGATCCAAACAGGACTTGTGCAACGAGGAAGTCGTATCCGTTATACGATCTATTTACAATTCCCTGAATCCATCGATACTTTGGATTGGAAGGACAAAGAGTTTGAGTCCTTTATCAAAGAAGACTTAACCATTTATCACAATACAGAAGTCAATTCTGGGTCCCAACAGTTCATCAAAAACACATTTGATTATATGGCTCTTCTTGCTCTTGCCGGATTTTTTCTCGGAGCCATATCAGTGTATACAGCAGTTCGCACAAGGTTACTTGAAAAACGGAATGAAATTGCGATTCTTATGTGCCTTGGTGCCAAACCCAATGTCATCCTTTTGTTAGTATTTTCGGAAATTCTGATCCTTTCAATATTGGGAACAGTCTTTGGACTTTTACTTGGAATCTTCATCCAATCTTTATTTCCCGATATCAGTGGGATCATGTCGGTAGGGACAAACGTCATCCTTGGACTTTCTGCATCGTCTCTTTTATGGAGTTTAGTGTTAGGTGTGATTTTGCCACTCCTCATTTCGATTCCACTCGTCTTAGAAACAAGGTCGGTAAAACCTTTAGCAGCATTGAAAGAAGTGGAATCACAAACAAGTGGGAATTTATCCTCTTCCTATTGGCAATTTGGTAGTTTTGTTTTGATATACATTCTCTTTACAAGTCTTGCGATCTTAGAAACAGAAAGTATCTTTAAGGGCATCCTCTTTACACTTGTTTTGTTAACCTTGCCTCTCCTTGTGTACGGATTGTACATACTCTTTGGAACTTTCCTTCAAAAAATTTCAAAATTAGGATGGTTATCGAAGGAGTGGAGCCTTGTTACAAAAAAAGTCACACGTAAATCAGGTGCCCTTCGCCTGTCCATCATTGGTCTTGGATCGGCACTCTTTATCTTAACACTCTCTCTCATCTTACAAGAAAGTTTACTTGAGTTAAGTGGAGCAAGAGAAATCGAACGAAGGCCTAACATGTTCCTTCTCGATATCCGTGAAACACAAAAAGAGGGACTACTCCAAGCCATCTCCAAGTTCCCTGTGGAAAAACAATATGTGGCTCCCGTGATTGGAGCTCGTTTGTCCAAGGTAAATGGAGAACCTGTCAAAAAAGAAGACACCATTAAAAATGCAATGGACCGCAACTGGCGAGCCACAGCAAGAACTCGCGAATACTTTTTGTCCTACCGCGATTCTTTGTATGATACAGAAGAAGTGACCAAGGGGAGTTGGTGGAAAGAATCAAGCCAAAATGAAATTTCCGTGGAACGAGATTTTTCTACCTATTTACAAGCGGGCATCGGGGATGAGCTTACCTTCAATGTACAAGGGAGAGAAGTAACTGGGAAAATCACAAACCTTCGTTCGGTGAACTGGGCGGATATGAAACCAAACTTTGTGGTGTTATTTTCCAGAGGGATTTTGGAAAAAGCTCCTAGGTTTTATATTGTATCGTTACTCATTGACAACGGAACGGATCGTTACCAATTACAAAAGGTCATTGTGAATCAGTTTCCCAATATCACTGTGATTGATACAGAAAAAACAATCCAAGCCTTTATGGGAATTTTGGAGAAGGTAACACAAATGATGGCGCTTATGACGATGTTTATCCTCGCTGCATCTTTTGTTCTAGTGTTTACCACACTCTATGCAAGCCAATCCGAACGAAAACGGGAATTTGCACTCTTACGTGTGATTGGAGCAAACAGTCGTTTTATGGGAAAACATTTCCTACGAGAGGCATTCCTTGTTTCCGTGATTTCGTTTTTCCTAGGACTTGTGTATGCAGTGGGATCCAACGAAGTATTAAACCGATCCGTGTTGGAACTTCGCAGTGTGTATCCTTATGGACAACTTTGTTTGGTATTTTTGGGAATTTGTTTTGTGACGGTGACTTTGTATAGCTTAGGGCTTTTTAGTTTCTTTCGATTGCCAACAAAGACGGTGCTTAAGGAAATTAAATAGTAGAAAAACGATTCAATTCACTCCAAACAAAAAAGCCCGGGGTTTGAAACCGGGCTTTCTCATTGAAAGAGATGTATTCGGGATTATTGTGCTACCGAAATAACCTCATCTCGGTTGATTACGTTAACGATATGTTTGTATTCAGGAGAATCTTTTCCATATTTTAACTCGGTTGCACGTAATAAGTGAACGTTCTTTTTGTAACGATACTTGAAGAGCATATCATCTGGACCTTTTGTCTTTTTGATCATGTTTTCTTCAAAGCTATATGCACTTGCAAGATACTTGTGAGCAGGGTATTCTTTCTCGTTGTCATCGATTTCGATGTAAAGTTCAAGAATTGGTATACACTGAGGAAGGTTTTGTAAGTCATACTCAGCCATAATCCATGAACGATAAACATCAGAAAGAAGTCTTTTGAACTCAGGTCTTTCTCTTAAGTCAGGGTTTTTAATTTCGTCAAGGTGATTGATCGCTTTAGAGAAGTAGTTAAGTGCATCTTGTTTCGCTTTCATTTTTTCACGGTAAACAACACGCTCTTCTCTTGCTTTACGATCTACTTTTTGCCAGTACCATTTTTCATCTAAGCGCTTTTTCTCAGCTTCTTCTTTGCGGTACTGTTCAACCCAATCTCTATTTTTCATGATGGTGTTAACACCAGATTGGTAGTTTGAAAGAGCCAAACGGAATTGGTTGTTCGCGAAAGTTTTAGAAAGTTGGTGTAACTCTTGGAAAGTTTTGTTATACCCTTTGAAATCAGGGTTCTTCCAAAGAGATTCCTGTTCCATAATTTCTTTCTTTCTTTTCTTTTGGTCTTCAGTGAGTTCCGCATCGTCATTCTCAGGAACGAGTTCGCCTTTGAGAAGTTCGTCGACTTGGTCTTTCGCCGCTTGGCTTTCTTGAGCGTTCGCAGGCTGAGTTTGTGCGAAAAGCACACTAAAGCCGGACACCAGTTGGAGAATAAGGAGATACTTAATAATCTTCATAGTCGTGTGACCCTTTTGTCTCTTTCAATATTTTGAACAAATAGGTTTATCTATTTCTTCAATGAAAGTATCGGTTTGGGATGAGTCAATAATAACGAATTAAAGAGGAAAAAAACCTAAATGTGAACTTTTTCTTCTCAAACTCTTGGTTTTAAAGGGACATAAGTCGATCCAGACCTAAAAAATCTCATTCCTTGACAGCCTAGTGATTTAAAGAAGATTGCTCATTGGAGATGAATTTATCCGAAATTACTTCGATCCGAGACGGAAATCCGCAGTGTAAAACGTGCGGAGGAGTGGGCATTACCTTAGCAGAACATGTGAGGGGATCTCGTTCTGGAGCTCTTGTTTTATGCCATTGTATCGGTAGTGACTGTAACACATGTGAGGCGAAAGGACAACCTCCTTTTATGTCTTTTGATCGAAAACTGGACAAAATGCTCCCTTGTGTCTGTCATAATGCAAGGTTTTCCCTTCGCAATTTAGAAACTCTGGTAGAAAAAGCCAATATACCGGCAAGGTACCGTTTCCAATTTTTATCCACAATTGACATAGGGGACACTGCAAACGACCCTGATATGTCATTTATCATTGCCCACGACTGGGCAAACGAACTCGTTCATAAATTTAAGAATGCAGATTTTACACCACAGGGATTTTACCTTTGGGGAGGAACAGGTTCTGGAAAAACATTACTCGCTTGTGTGATCTTAAACGAACTTGTGTTTCGGTATGGAATTACTTGTAAGTATGCAAAAGTAAACAAAGACTTTTTGTCTGCGATTCGTGATACTTACCAATCTGATAGTGAAACGCACGGGCAAGAACGTTCCATCGAACGGGAATTTGCAAACGTGGATGTCCTTGTGATCGATGACTTTGGTGTCCAAAAGGAATCAGAATTCAACAATCGAAAGTTATACGACCTCATTGATAGTCGTTATGAACAAGAAAAACTCACTCTTCTCACATCCAATCACTCTCTTGTGGAATGGAGAGACCGTGGCCAAGGTCGGATTTACTCACGACTCATGGAAATGACAAAAGAAATCGAATTAAAATGCCCTGATTATCGTACGAAGTTTGTGAAGAGGTAAGACCATGAAGTATTCCAATATTGCCTTTCTTTCTTTGGGTTCCAACATCGGAGACAGGCACCATTTTATGGACCAGGCAATATGGGAAATCTCCACCTTACCAGAGTTACAGATTTTAAAACAATCTGAACGATTGGAAACCGCACCGTTAGAAAACACAAACCAACCTTACTTCTTAAACCAAATTGTAAAGGTAATGGTATCTTCTGCCTTTACACTTCCATGTTTACTCGATTCACTCCAAGGGATTGAAGACAAACTAGGAAGAAAACGTAGGTCTTGGAAAGGACCACGTGAAATTGACATCGACATTCTCACTTATGAGGCTGTTGTGATGAAAACTGATTTTTTACATTTACCCCACCATTCACTATATTCAAGACCATTCATCAAACAATTGTTAACAGATATGGGTGAAATTGGTGTTTATGCCCTTTTTACGGAACTAAACCATGAAAAACATTATTCTACAGTATAAAAAGAAATACGATGCCGGAGAACCGATCTCTGTCATCACCTGTTATGATTATACCTTTGCGACTCTTTTCAATCGCACAGATGTGGATTGCCTTCTTGTGGGTGACTCGCTTGGAATGGTGATCCAAGGGAACCAGTCCACACTTCCCGTTACACTCGATGAGATCATTTACCACACAAAGGCAGTTTGTAAAGGGGCTCCTGACAAAACGATCATTGCCGATTTGCCATTTTTGTCCTACCAAACCTCCATCGAAGAAGGAATTCGTTCTGCCGGCCGAGTGTTAAAAGAAACCAATGCTTCCTGTGTGAAATTGGAAGGGGACTCTGACTTTATCATCGAACTGACAAAACGGATGACCGAATCTGGGATCCCTGTGTTTGCCCATTTGGGACTCACTCCACAATCGGTACATACCCTTGGAGGACACCGTGTCCAAGGGAAAACAGAAGCGGCACGGAACAAAATGATCCGTAAATCCAGAGAAATTGCTGAAGCTGGCGCCTTTGCTTTGTTACTCGAGATGGTTCCCGAATCTCTCGGAAAAGAAATCACGGAATCCATTCGCATTCCCACCATTGGGATTGGAGCAGGAAAGTATACCTCAGGCCAAGTCCTTGTGATGCAAGACTTACTGGGTCTGAATGAAGATTTCCATCCGAAGTTTTTAAAGAAATTTGGGAACTTAAGTGGGGCCGTGAAAGAAGCAGTGAATGCCTATCACAAGGAAGTGACGAAAAGAGAATACCCTTCCGAAGCCCATGTGTTTTTAGATCAATAATCATCAAAAAACATTCATAAACCTCGGAGAGAGAAAGCAGTCTTACTTACGTTTGTTTGCTGCCTCAGCTAGTTTTTCAAACATGGGAACCGTTGTTTCCCAAGACACACAAGCATCGGTAATTGATTGCCCATAAGTCAATGGTTTGGCGTCGATGGATTGGTTTCCTTCTTTTAGATGACTTTCAACCATCACACCAAGAATGTATTTGCTTCCTTTCGAAAATTGTTCCGATACAGAATCCACAACACTCGGTTGTTTGCGAAAGTCCTTTTGGCTATTGCCATGGGAACAGTCCACCATCACTTTTGGTGGGAGACCCGCTTTTTCAATTTGGGCACCCACTTCATTCACAGAAGCCTCATCGAAGTTAGGTCCTTTGTTCCCTCCACGTAAGATCACATGTGTGTCTTTGTTTCCGGCAGTTTTAAAAATCGCACTGCTACCTTGGTTGGTCACAGATAGAAAATGGTGGCTGGAACTTGCAGAACGAATGGCATCAATTGCAATTTGAACATTCCCATCGGTACCATTCTTAAATCCAATTGGTGCGGAGAGTCCAGAAGCCAATTCACGATGGACTTGGCTTTCAGTGGTCCTTGCACCAATGGCTCCCCATGCAACGAGGTCAGCGATGTATTGTGGCGAGATCACATCCAAAAATTCGGTTCCACAAGGGATTCCCATTTTGTTAAGATCGAGTAAAAGTTTACGAGCAAGTTGTAGACCTTTGTTGATATGAAAGGATCCATCTAAATCAGGATCGTTGATAAGACCTTTCCAACCAACAGTGGTTCTAGGTTTTTCAAAATACACTCTCATCACTATGAGAAGTTCTTTTTCAAACTCTTTGATTTTTGGTTTTAACTTTTCTGCATATTCCATGACAGCGCCAATGTCGTGAACGGAACAAGGTCCTACTACAACTAACATACGCTTGTCGTCTTTTCCGTGAATGATGTCTGAAATTTGACTTCTGGTTCTGACAACAACATCAGAAGCTTCATCAGTTAAAGGAAGTTCTTCTATCAAAACGGATGGTGGAATGAGACTGTGTTGTTCTAAAATTCTTAAATTCGCTGTTGGTTTCATAATTAATACTTTTGCATGTTAGGATCAACTAGGTCAGAATAGGCAAGGATTCCCCCAGCAACATTTTTATAAGATTTAAATCCAGCTTGTGCCAAAATCCCGCAAGCCATCCCTGATCTTCCACCAGAACGACAATAAACCAAAATTTCTTTGTCAATTTGGCTTTTGATTTCTTCAATCCTTGCTGCAAGTTCACTCACGGGAATGAGTTTGTCTGTACCCGGTACGAGTGCGATTTGTTGTTCATTCGGATTTCGTACATCCAAAACAAAAAAATCATCCTTTCCTTCCGCTCTTGCATCCAGACGTTTTTTAAAACTGACAACATCGATTTCCGGTACCATTATGTAACTCCGCCCATTTCCTCTAGTTCTAGTGTTGCCTCCTCCCAACGTTTGGTTAGGAGAGAGATTTCTCTTTTAATATCGTTATAAGTGTCCATTTCCAACTGAAAACTTCTGTTTTTAAAGAACTCTGGGTCCTGTAAAAGTTCTTCTTTGTCTTTTTTATTTTTTTCCAGTCTCTCTATTTGGACTTCCAAATCGGAAATTTCTTTTTCTAATTTTTTTCGTTTGTTTTTGCTTGCTTGGGGATTGGGCTTTTTTTCCTCATTTTTTGATTTGGAGGAAGTTTGGTCCTTAGCATTTGTACCCAATTCGTCTTCTTTGTGGAATTTTAGGTAATCGTCAAAACTACAATTTAAGTTTTTTAATTCTCCACCTGAGAGTTGGAAGGTGCGGTTACAAAGTCCCTTCATAAAATCGGGGTCGTGGCTGATGATGAGTAGGCTTCCCGGAAAATCGATAAGAGCACGTTTGATGGCTTCTCGGATGACGATGTCCAAGTGGTTTGTGGGTTCGTCGAGAAATAAACAATTGGATGGGTGATTGACAAGAAGTGCCAAACGTAGGCGACTTTGTTCCCCACCTGATAAGTGTTTTACGGACTTAAAAACTCCGTCCCCAGGAAAAGCAAAATGCCCAAGAAGGGTCCTTGCTTTTTCTTCATTCAGTTCTGGGTATTTTTTTAAGACAGTTTCCACTAGGTTCAGTGATTCATCCAAATCTTCCCCGTGGGTTTGGGAAAAATAACCAAGTTTGGTTTTGGGACCATAGTACAATTTTCCCGTATCAAGTTTGTGTTGTTCTAACAAACAGCGCATGAGGGTTGATTTACCTGCTCCATTGGGACCAACTAACGCAACTTTGTCGCCAGCAGAAATTTCAATCTCTGCATTTTCAAAAATTGTTTTTTTCTCACCTGTGTTTCGGTCTGGATAGGAGAAAGATGCATGTTCTAATCGTAAGATGATATTACTGGAAGGGACAAATTGGAATTGGTAGTCTGGTTTTTGGTTCCAAAAACTATCTTCTGGATTGTCTACTTTGTCCCGTTTTTCCAGGCGTTTGATGACAGACTGAACTTGTCTTGCTTTTGTAGCTTGGGCTCGAAAACGTTCCACCCATTCCATACGTGATTTTAAATATGTTTCTTCTTTTTCAAATTGGACTTTAAGTTTTTCTTGGATTTCGTTTTTGGCTTCAAAAAACTCTTCTAAACTTCCTTGGAATTCAAACGTTCCATGCGGATTGATTTCTATGATGGTATCAACTGTTTGGTTTAAAAATTCAGGGTCATGTGTGACAAGTACAAAGGCCTGGTTTTGGGAAACTAGAAAATCAGCTAACCATGATTTGGTTTTATCATCCAAATGGTTTGTTGGCTCATCTAAAAGTAATAAATTATGTGGATTGAGTAGGGCAATCGCAAGACCGATACGATGGTGGTATCCTGGAGAAAACTCTTTTGTTTTTCTCGTGAAGTCTGTAGTGGCAAAACCAAGTCCCGATAGAATTTTTTTCGCGCGAGCTTCGAGACCGTGTAAGTCGTGTAAGTGGGCAAATTCCTCTAAATCACTCTGATCGTGGAGTAATGTTTCAAATTCTGGATCTTCGTGGTCAGTGGTTTCAAACTTGGATTCGATGGCCTTTCGTTTGGCATCATATTCCGCATACAATTTGTTTTCATCGAGAACGGTTTCAATCACAGACGTATCCGGATTAAATTCAGGAATCTGTTGGAAGAGGGATAAAACAGTATGTTTGGAACGAATCACTTCTCCCGATTCGGGTTTCAGTTTCCCTGCAGCCATTTGGAAAAGTGTGGTTTTTCCAGAACCATTGGGACCGACAAGGGCAACGCGGCAGCCAGGTTTGATATGCCAGCTAAAACCCTCAAAGAGGACTTTAGGACCGAAGTGTTGGTGGATTTGGATGAATTGGATCAAAGCGTTTGCGAAAACCCGCCGTTTCGGCGGGGAATTTAGGAGGGACTAACCTTATTTCTTGGCTAGGAGTTCCGCCTTTCTTTCGCGAAGGTGTTTCACATAAAGGCTTGATTCGCCGTTCATGGTTTCAACCGACTTTTTAATGGCAGAGTCAATTTCCTCAACCGTCATTTTCGCGATTTTTTTGTTCTTCTTTTCTTTTTCTTCTGACATGGAAGTTTTCCCCTTTTAGGTACGTCACTGAGATTCTTCCAGAGTTTCCGTAAGATAGGAGAGGGCAAGAAAAATAAGACAAAAATACAGACAACTGGCAAACTGACCGCATGAAACGGATCCGTCGATTTTTCAGCGAAGTGTATTTGTATGATGTTCATGGCCTTGCCTCTGAACTTTCATTTACCTTTCTTTTGACCCTATTTCCTTTACTGGTTGTATTTGTGACCCTACTTGGGTTACTCCAAGATCCAAAAACCATCAATTTGATGACGGACCAAATTGGGAAATTTTTACCAGCCCCCATTTTCCAACCCATCGACAAAAGTGTTGAAAACCTAACAAAGGTAAAAAGTTATAATGTCATCGCGATTAGTATCGCGATTTCCTTTTTTTCAAGTTTGACCATATTTGGAACCATTTCCAAAGCACTACGATTCATTTCCAGGGATGAAACTCAAGTTGGGTTTATTGCATCTCAGTGGATTAACTTTCGACTCCTTGTGATCTCACTTGTTTTACTTGTATTGTATTTTTATCTGACATATGGAATCGTTTCCATTGAACGAATGTTATACCGTTCATTTCGGTTTTCTTTTTTTAGAAACAGTCCTTATCTTTCAGTTTCCCTCATCATTTTGCCTTATAGCATTGGTTTATTTACCTTTTATTATGCATATATCACAAAAGCAAAAACAACGTTAAAGGAAAATTTACCAGGAGCCATTTTTGCATCCTTACTTGTTCTTGGTATGAGTTTTGGATTTCAATTTTATTTAAAAATGAAAAACGTAGGTGTGAACTATTCTTTGGCGTATGATTTAATTTCAAAAATGGTAGTACTGATGTTGTATACATACATCAACTCTACATTTTTTATCTGGGGATTTTTGTGGAACCAAGTTCTTTCGGATGATCGAAAGAAAAAATCTCAATCTAAAAAATAATCAGGTTCCAGTATCCGTGGACAATAAGAGATGATGATGCCAAAATAATGTCTGGCCAAGGAATGAAACAGCCATTCACCTCCAGACGATAAAATGTCATCAGCATCTAAATCAGTGTAACCTTTTTTATGGAACAACTGATCGAGACTCCAATTTTCTTCTCCAGGGATTACTTGTACTTTTAAATGTGCATAAAATTTATGTTCCAAATGGTGGTAACGAAAGACTAATGCTCTACCACCTAACGGATTTCGTATGGTGAAGGTTAACCAAGAAGGAAAATCATTCTCTGGTTCGGAGTTTAGGTGGTATAATTCCCATCCAATGTCTTTTGCATTTCCAAAAAATTCCTGAAAACTGGAAGCGAAGGCAGATTGGTATTCAGCTGTTATTCCCATTCTTTTTTTAATTCATTTTACAATCCCATTTTTTAGGCAAACTCTATCTCTTTTTTTGTAAGAGTTTGGATTAATAGGGTTCAAATTTAATCCAAGAGAAACAAATTCAGGTTTCCTAAACAAGTGAAGTCCTTATCATGGGAACTCGAGGTTCGTAAGTTATGATCGAAACCATCAACATTAACTGGCCTAGTGGTGCCATCGACCCAACAATTCATTGTCCAGCCTGCGGAAGTATGGTTTTAAGTCCTCTCGAAGAAGAGGGCCCTGGATGCCACCATGTACAATTCATCATCGATAGCGAATCAGGCGAATTTAACTACATTACAGAATCATTTGATGAAATCCTTAAGGAATTTCGGAAACCAGATGTAGAAGAATTTGATGAATGGGATGCAACAGAAGTGTTTCTGGAAGAAGCAGAATCGAATACCTTTTATGTGATGAACTTGATTTTACCAAGTAATGTTTCGATGGAAGATGATCCAGTATGTTTGCGCATAGGATATGAATTATTTTTTACGGAAGACCAAGAAGAATTATACGAAGAATTAGAAAGAAGGCATGACGAGGAGGGTTTACATGACCATAGCCAAAACTAAATCAAATATTGTATTCATCACAGGAGCGGTATTGTTTTTCCTGTTGGTGTCAAATTGTATTATCAGCTACAAAGATTATCCAAAAATTTTGCCCCTTCCTTCGGAAGAAAAAACATTAGACACAAATTTTGTATATGTTCTACCAACATTTCCCCAACTCAATTTAGGGGGAAGAGAAGCTTTAAAAAATTACTTCGAAAACAAAACCAGATTTAAAAAAACTGTGGAAGGTGTTGATGTACCTAAGGTTGGTTATTTGGTAAACGTAAAAGTAAATTACCGATCACCCACACCTGTAGCGACTGCATTTTTAGGAGTTTCAACTCTTACTGCAACTCTACTTCCAGCATGGTCTACACAAGATGGTTACGACGTTCAGTACATACTATACAAAGATGGGAAAAAAGTTGGTACTTATGATTACCACATCTTTCGTAATTATGCACAATGGCTTTTATTTGTTCCAATCTCATGGTACAACTTTGAGACAGCGACTGAGAAAGAGGTATTTGAGCGAATGACATTCAAGTTCTTTGAAGACGCAAAAGAATATTTTTAATCCACTTGGAAGAAACCTTTCAAATTTTTAACCACTTTGCCTGGGGATTTTGGCCAGGGATTTTTGTAGTTTTTAGTGTTGGATTTTTTGTTGGGTTTTTAGCCTCCTTTCTGGGTTTGGGAGGAGGTTTTATTTACACCCCCTTTTTTCACAGTTTTTTTCATCTAACTGCTGTTCAAGCTGTTGCCGTATCACTTGCACAAATGCCAGTTTCTGCTTTGTCTGGATTATATGTTTATTTTAAAAATGATAAAATTCTTTGGAAACAAGGTTTATTATTGCTCATTACCTCAATTCCATCTGCACAATATGCAGCATTAGCATTTGGAAGGTTTGAAGATACGGCTCTCGGTAAACAACTGTATTACGGAATTCCATTGTCTGAATTTGTATATTTGTTTGTGTTTACAATTTTTGTGGGATTACTTGCGGTTTATAATTTATTCACTGCATTCAATAAAAGGAAACTTTACTACAAAAGTTTATCCTTTGAAAATCAAAATCATGTCGTAAAACAAGAGAGTGCACAAACAGCAACAGATTCTAAAACGAACACAACTTCTGTTTCCCATGGGGCATCGGAATTTCATTTTACGAAACAATCAATTTTCGTCGTTTTACTCGCAGGTGTTTTTTTTGGTTTATTCTCTTCTTTGTTCGGAGTGGGTGGAGGATTTTTAGCAGTTCCATTATTTATTTATTATTTTCGAATGAGCCCTGTAGAAGCCGTTGCTACATCCTTTCTAGGAATTTTTCTAACATCGTTTGGGACTACAGTACAATTCCTAATCTTAGGGAAATTGCATTGGGAACTGGCGCTCATTGGTAGTTTTGGAGGGATCTTTGGTGCGAGGATTGGTTCTTTAAAAGCCGTAAAGGCAAAACCATATACCATTTTATTCGTAACATCTTTCTTTCAATTTTT
Encoded proteins:
- the folK gene encoding 2-amino-4-hydroxy-6-hydroxymethyldihydropteridine diphosphokinase; this translates as MKYSNIAFLSLGSNIGDRHHFMDQAIWEISTLPELQILKQSERLETAPLENTNQPYFLNQIVKVMVSSAFTLPCLLDSLQGIEDKLGRKRRSWKGPREIDIDILTYEAVVMKTDFLHLPHHSLYSRPFIKQLLTDMGEIGVYALFTELNHEKHYSTV
- a CDS encoding ATP-binding protein — translated: MNLSEITSIRDGNPQCKTCGGVGITLAEHVRGSRSGALVLCHCIGSDCNTCEAKGQPPFMSFDRKLDKMLPCVCHNARFSLRNLETLVEKANIPARYRFQFLSTIDIGDTANDPDMSFIIAHDWANELVHKFKNADFTPQGFYLWGGTGSGKTLLACVILNELVFRYGITCKYAKVNKDFLSAIRDTYQSDSETHGQERSIEREFANVDVLVIDDFGVQKESEFNNRKLYDLIDSRYEQEKLTLLTSNHSLVEWRDRGQGRIYSRLMEMTKEIELKCPDYRTKFVKR
- a CDS encoding 3-deoxy-7-phosphoheptulonate synthase: MKPTANLRILEQHSLIPPSVLIEELPLTDEASDVVVRTRSQISDIIHGKDDKRMLVVVGPCSVHDIGAVMEYAEKLKPKIKEFEKELLIVMRVYFEKPRTTVGWKGLINDPDLDGSFHINKGLQLARKLLLDLNKMGIPCGTEFLDVISPQYIADLVAWGAIGARTTESQVHRELASGLSAPIGFKNGTDGNVQIAIDAIRSASSSHHFLSVTNQGSSAIFKTAGNKDTHVILRGGNKGPNFDEASVNEVGAQIEKAGLPPKVMVDCSHGNSQKDFRKQPSVVDSVSEQFSKGSKYILGVMVESHLKEGNQSIDAKPLTYGQSITDACVSWETTVPMFEKLAEAANKRK
- a CDS encoding rhodanese-like domain-containing protein; this encodes MVPEIDVVSFKKRLDARAEGKDDFFVLDVRNPNEQQIALVPGTDKLIPVSELAARIEEIKSQIDKEILVYCRSGGRSGMACGILAQAGFKSYKNVAGGILAYSDLVDPNMQKY
- a CDS encoding ABC transporter permease, whose translation is MKASLFRFYLKRELFSRFRYSILIVVSITLGVGSVIGIHSYKDNTANAIRKEAKSIMGADLALQSPQEITDYAKDLLKNHLPKGAKSSASIQFLSMISNESGSENSLSFVKGIETNYPFYGEMKTEPENAYHNLKANQVLLDQTLVENLKLKLGDRVRLGDSLLVLAGVVIKEPGAVGSFVGSAPGSIIRKDTAIQTGLVQRGSRIRYTIYLQFPESIDTLDWKDKEFESFIKEDLTIYHNTEVNSGSQQFIKNTFDYMALLALAGFFLGAISVYTAVRTRLLEKRNEIAILMCLGAKPNVILLLVFSEILILSILGTVFGLLLGIFIQSLFPDISGIMSVGTNVILGLSASSLLWSLVLGVILPLLISIPLVLETRSVKPLAALKEVESQTSGNLSSSYWQFGSFVLIYILFTSLAILETESIFKGILFTLVLLTLPLLVYGLYILFGTFLQKISKLGWLSKEWSLVTKKVTRKSGALRLSIIGLGSALFILTLSLILQESLLELSGAREIERRPNMFLLDIRETQKEGLLQAISKFPVEKQYVAPVIGARLSKVNGEPVKKEDTIKNAMDRNWRATARTREYFLSYRDSLYDTEEVTKGSWWKESSQNEISVERDFSTYLQAGIGDELTFNVQGREVTGKITNLRSVNWADMKPNFVVLFSRGILEKAPRFYIVSLLIDNGTDRYQLQKVIVNQFPNITVIDTEKTIQAFMGILEKVTQMMALMTMFILAASFVLVFTTLYASQSERKREFALLRVIGANSRFMGKHFLREAFLVSVISFFLGLVYAVGSNEVLNRSVLELRSVYPYGQLCLVFLGICFVTVTLYSLGLFSFFRLPTKTVLKEIK
- the fcpA gene encoding flagellar coiling protein FcpA — its product is MKIIKYLLILQLVSGFSVLFAQTQPANAQESQAAKDQVDELLKGELVPENDDAELTEDQKKRKKEIMEQESLWKNPDFKGYNKTFQELHQLSKTFANNQFRLALSNYQSGVNTIMKNRDWVEQYRKEEAEKKRLDEKWYWQKVDRKAREERVVYREKMKAKQDALNYFSKAINHLDEIKNPDLRERPEFKRLLSDVYRSWIMAEYDLQNLPQCIPILELYIEIDDNEKEYPAHKYLASAYSFEENMIKKTKGPDDMLFKYRYKKNVHLLRATELKYGKDSPEYKHIVNVINRDEVISVAQ
- the panB gene encoding 3-methyl-2-oxobutanoate hydroxymethyltransferase, translating into MKNIILQYKKKYDAGEPISVITCYDYTFATLFNRTDVDCLLVGDSLGMVIQGNQSTLPVTLDEIIYHTKAVCKGAPDKTIIADLPFLSYQTSIEEGIRSAGRVLKETNASCVKLEGDSDFIIELTKRMTESGIPVFAHLGLTPQSVHTLGGHRVQGKTEAARNKMIRKSREIAEAGAFALLLEMVPESLGKEITESIRIPTIGIGAGKYTSGQVLVMQDLLGLNEDFHPKFLKKFGNLSGAVKEAVNAYHKEVTKREYPSEAHVFLDQ